The Zootoca vivipara chromosome 4, rZooViv1.1, whole genome shotgun sequence genome has a segment encoding these proteins:
- the C4H21orf62 gene encoding uncharacterized protein C21orf62 homolog, translating to MMAVLAHGHHLFLVGFLGFCLDSFVQGQKNNTLIFTKETTIRNCTCPDDISDNDCDYSLANLICNCKTVLPYTIDKSYYNNLTIWFTETSMLRMLLNFTAVYDLKLSLCGRIPLSAKFLTIWGLRRLQIKSEINGQIREQSLTIYSSHDNEAQGKLKMPCRDRNMITYIAVLDTSLFNGYSPLKSYSVENISNITDHFPHLPYLDTFFTTNNKSCIITFIY from the coding sequence ATGATGGCAGTATTGGCCCATGGACACCATCTCTTTTTGGTTGGCTTCTTAGGCTTCTGTCTGGATAGTTTTGTACAAGGCCAAAAGAATAATACTCTTATTTTCACCAAGGAAACCACAATTCGTAACTGCACATGTCCTGATGATATTAGTGACAATGACTGCGATTACAGTCTGGCAAATCTGATCTGCAATTGCAAGACTGTTTTGCCCTATACAATAGACAAAAGCTACTACAATAATCTGACAATTTGGTTCACGGAAACATCCATGTTGAGAATGCTGTTGAACTTTACAGCTGTGTATGACCTGAAGCTCTCACTTTGTGGCAGAATTCCTCTGTCAGCAAAATTTCTGACCATTTGGGGACTGCGAAGACTACAGATAAAAAGTGAGATCAATGGCCAGATACGAGAACAAAGCTTAACTATCTACAGCAGCCACGACAATGAAGCACAAGGCAAATTAAAGATGCCATGCAGAGACAGAAACATGATCACATACATTGCTGTTTTAGACACCTCTCTCTTCAATGGCTACTCTCCACTAAAATCATACAGCGTGGAAAACATCTCCAACATTACAGACCACTTTCCACATCTGCCATATTTGGACACGTTCTTCACAACAAATAACAAAAGCTGTATTATAACATTCATATACTGA